One genomic region from Opisthocomus hoazin isolate bOpiHoa1 chromosome Z, bOpiHoa1.hap1, whole genome shotgun sequence encodes:
- the CZH5orf63 gene encoding glutaredoxin-like protein C5orf63 homolog isoform X2 has product MMVLCFLSRTLPLARRSSCPLGRQLCSASTNKPVLTLFTKKPCPLCDEAKEVLEPYKRRFILQEVDITLPENSAWYDKYKYDIPVFHLNGKFLMKHQVDIQKFEDHLMKLELQSDGNQ; this is encoded by the exons ATGATGGTGCTTTGTTTCCTGAGCAGAACACTGCCACTAGCAAGACGTTCATCCTGTCCACTGGGAAGACAACTCTGTTCAGCCAGCACAAATAAGCCAGTGTTGACTTTGTTCACCAAG AAACCATGCCCTCTATGTGACGAAGCAAAAGAAGTGCTTGAGCCATATAAGAGAAGG TTTATTTTGCAGGAGGTGGATATTACCCTTCCGGAGAACTCGGCGTGGTATGATAAATACAAATATGACATacctgtttttcatttaaatgggAAGTTCCTAATGAAGCATCAAGTAGACATTCAAAAGTTTGAGGACCACCTTATGAAACTGGAGTTGCAAAGTGATGGAAACCAGTGA
- the CZH5orf63 gene encoding glutaredoxin-like protein C5orf63 homolog isoform X1 codes for MGCCSRCARMMVLCFLSRTLPLARRSSCPLGRQLCSASTNKPVLTLFTKKPCPLCDEAKEVLEPYKRRFILQEVDITLPENSAWYDKYKYDIPVFHLNGKFLMKHQVDIQKFEDHLMKLELQSDGNQ; via the exons ATGGGCTGCTGCAGTAGATGTGCCCG GATGATGGTGCTTTGTTTCCTGAGCAGAACACTGCCACTAGCAAGACGTTCATCCTGTCCACTGGGAAGACAACTCTGTTCAGCCAGCACAAATAAGCCAGTGTTGACTTTGTTCACCAAG AAACCATGCCCTCTATGTGACGAAGCAAAAGAAGTGCTTGAGCCATATAAGAGAAGG TTTATTTTGCAGGAGGTGGATATTACCCTTCCGGAGAACTCGGCGTGGTATGATAAATACAAATATGACATacctgtttttcatttaaatgggAAGTTCCTAATGAAGCATCAAGTAGACATTCAAAAGTTTGAGGACCACCTTATGAAACTGGAGTTGCAAAGTGATGGAAACCAGTGA